The segment ACTGCGACAGTTACCAGTCGCGAGCACTCTAAAGCTCCATTATAGAAAGAGTAGGCGTAgcaaagaaaaaacaaaaaaaaaattgaaaaattaggaAATGAAACGTTTATTCCATTGTTAGAAGAGTGTTACTAATAATAACGTTGTGAATTCATACAGAAACATTCTTTATTCTAGTATGTAACTAGAGACTAAAGAGGAAAGATATACTTTATTATTTCTCATAAATGACCAATTGTGAAAACAGATActgataaataaaatttacgacTTTATTTATACTGTACATGTTGCTGTAAAGTACTACAAACTCCTGACCCACTAGAAGTATTCAAATAACAATTACGGTAGTAAGATTATATATAAGAGCTCGTTACATTAAATTCTGTGCTTGAGAGAATCATTAAACTCTACGATTCGCAAGTGTGCTCAGAGAACTCGTTCTGATAAGCAATGCAAAGTCTCTCAACCATGGAATATAATCTTTCTCACATGAAATATGTTTATGAATGTGTGTCTATAGATATTTCATTTCTCTCGATTTTTGCTTACACCCGTTTGtacgaaagataatttttataTACACGTTCGCGCAATTACCAAAAGATTGGCACATATAAGAATTATCGTTTTGGAGCTTCTGTGACATAATTGATATTACAATCACTGATCAGTGTTTATGAACATCTTTAACTCGATATGCGATTTTTAGAAATCCTACGGAATGCAAATACATTGATTCTTTGCACTCTAGTTTCTTCACGAATTTGGCATCAGTAAATCACTCTCTGAAGTGTTCGAAATATGgaagtatttaattatgtataaagtCGAATACGTATTGCCTTTATCTAATTCTTTAGCAATGGCCAGATTTACAGCTCTGTATTCGAGTGCAGGGTGTCAATAAGAAATATCTAGTGTTGTTATAAAATGCTTGTTGAAAGAGTGCATGTTGAAAATAATGTACAATGTTCACTGTTTGAAGAAGGGCCAAATACATAAGTATTGATTTTTCTTATACAGTATATACATTTCACTCATTCAATTTTATCGTCGTTTATTGAACGGCGATAAAATCATTGGACTCTAATAACATTCTTTATAAGTGACGCATGTGATGTTACTTTCCGTTTGTTTTAGATCGGAGGCAATGGGTAGCCATTGGAGTGTTGACCGCTATATTGGTgtttctaataattttatttataattaagtGAATCATTTGATTTCTTAGCCTCACTAAGAATTATTGGTTCTTCTTCATAGCATTTAGTCGAATGTGTTAAATTCTGTTTCAACGACAAATTACTGATAGCGATATTTTATGATCCATTACAATAAATACTTACGGTTATTATATTTCCGACGGGATCTTTGTAAATTCCCTTCCTCAAGGCCAGGGCTCTAATCACTTAAAAGCCGCGAAGTATATATTTCTAAAAACTTTATTGGGGGTCTTAAGTCTCACAATGTTTGAAGGAAGATGGTAGAAAATTACTCTAGCATCGGCTTACTCTCCTCTACACTTTAGCAGAGTCTAattagatattaatattaatgcatTGCATCACTTATCGTTCGATGattattttgttcttttttttttttattcgtattaGATATGTAAcagtattttataaaagtgttatcttatacattaaaaaagaaaaagtttcaTGGTGATATacattgtaaaatatatttaggCTTCTACTGTTCTCCCTTTGATTACTCAAATATTCTTCGGAGGTTTATTACTGTAAGAAGTAGTGCATCATTCTGCTCTTATAACCGTATAAATAAATCACAATGCGTGATACattcgatttttttacattGGGAATTAAAATGCTTGCCTTTTTGTCGGAGGAACTCTCGAAGCTCACTTAGAACTTAAACAATAAAAGAAGACTTAAAAGACATggcaattacaatataaaatgaatgTATATAGATACTATATACATGTTTGTACGTGCGTACAAAGAAATTGTGTTAGACGGAGTGAATAATGCAGAATGGTCTGGTAATGACAGCAGAGGGAAAAGTATGTCTACTATATAAAGTCTTTGGTATAGTGTTCGTTATTGCAGACGCGTGTCCGTATACgcccataaaattaatatttaaaaagaaaaagaatgcaGCTCTAAATGGtttgttaaataaaatgatCTAAGTGTACGTGCCAAATAATATCGTGATCCTGCTCGCTTAACATTTTGCTAGTATCATATGTCTTATAAAATTTCATCACAATCTCATAGCTCGAGTGAGAATATCTTTCGTAATTCCCGAGCATGTGGCCGTCATGAACAGTATAAAATGTTTGTCTTACTTTGTGCGATTAGTCTCGGAGTTACTATTTCAAACGCGCATTCGCACGCTTCAGTACTTCTTCTTAGCCCACATTCTTTTTTCAACGTACGTAAGGCACTGCTAGCGATATGGAAAGAAAAACTGGAACGATTGCGCTTTTAAGTAGCATATACTTTACCTTACACTAATTACGGCTCCAGTCGTACACGCTTGTTGCAATCGATGGGCAAAACTTTCTTTATGTCGCCGATATTCTCAACTTCCATTCGTAATCTACTGACTTCGTCTTCGTAATTCTTCACCCATTGCGACTGCAAATTCTTCGCGTCGGTCAACGCCCGGATCCTTTGCTCCAAATTCGCGTCCGCGATCTCCTTTTCAGCTGCACCCAGGCGTTCCTCAAGACGGTTCAAGTCAGCGTCGTCTGCGGCATAAGAAATTCGAATTTAGAGGCTCTATTCGAAGAGGGTCGCTTTACGTAAAGCGACCGTAAGAAAAACTCACCTATTTCCGACAGAGTGTCGAGTTCTTTTATTATTTCGGCTACTTCAGCCAAAGCTTTGTCAACTTGTTGCGATGCTACAGTTACGTTGATCTTAGCTTGGCCAACTTTGTGATTTGCCTGAAACAAATATTAATGTCACATTAGTTACCATCGTTCTTCAATTATAACATCTATCTTTCTATGCTCTATTGACATCTTACGTCTGTCGTGATATTCGTATCCTGACCAATCTGAACTTCATACTGTTTCATCATAGAGTCCGTAGTGTCGACTCTCAGATGCAACTTCTCAGCCTCGTTCCCGACGCGAAGTGCTTCTATTTTAGTTTGGTTTGCTTCAGTTCTAATAACGTTCGCTTTCGTACTGGCTTCTTCCGCGTACGTCTAAtacaaaagtattattatttagcaTACGATTGGTCGCATTGAATCCTGCTTTCGAGAAACGCGAATGAATTATTCACCTGAGCATTTTGCGCTATTTCACGGGCATACTTGGCGTTGTCTTCGGAGCCGCTTAGTATTTTCTTCGCTTGCACAGCTTGCTTTATTGCGTTGCTTATCAATGCCTCGATATCTTTTATATCTTTCAAAGCATCCTGCGCTTTAATACGTTCACGCTGTACTTCGGCGTCAAATTCTAAAAAGTATCATCACAATGATAAATGTATCACTTTCTTTCAGATGAAATCGGAGTGTAATTAAAACGATAGATACCGCCCAATTTTTTCAGTGTTTCCTGAGCTTCCTTCAAAGTTTGGTCGCCCCGTTTCACAGCATCATTTGCTCTCGCATTCGCTCCGTCCAGTTCCGCTATAAGCTCAGCAGTGGCTGCCTGCTGATCCTGAGCACGTTCGATCAGTTGCTcgcttttctttactttttcgaCCATCTCGTTTATAAGATTCTCATTTTGGTCCAGTAACAGCTGTGCTTGTTCTTTCAACCGTAATCCCTGCAATGACGAGATTTCCTGGCTACTATGCAGGCTCGTTATCGACATTAATAATGCCAATTCTCAATCGAGATTTACCTCACTGTTGACAAATTCCACCTGGCTCCGTAACTGCTCGATATCAACGGGCGGGAGTGTTAAATCCAGGATCAATAAATCTATCGCTTCCTGCGAAACGGCAGACGATTTAGTGGCCGCTACGCTGGTGAGATTCCTCACCTCGCCCATGCGGTGCTCCAGCAACTCCAACTTATTTTCCAGCCCTCTGATATCTTCGCTAAAAACGGGGcagattttttaaagaaacgtgTGTTATTCTTTAGAATAGTAACTGGCAAGTTTGCTTCCCAAGTGTTCATCGTGGAGCAGTTTATTAGGATAATAAAGAAATACGCACGTCATGTTAGAATATTTTGATATAGCCTTCTTTGCAAGGTTGTAAGCTTCTACCGTCGTGTTCCGAGCTTGTTCCGCCAGTGCATGGATCTTTTTAGCTTCGTTGACGTTTCTGTAAATAATGTTCAAGCTCGTTTGAAAATAGGACGTCAGAtgcagaattaaaacaaaatttaaaaataataaaaatactagCCCACTACCTCTCGCGTAATATGCATCGAGATATAGTTCAGTTTTCTTCATGtaattctatttttgttatagtcAACCTTTTAAAGTTCCTTTTAATTACCATTGTATATTTACTTACAAGTCAGCTAATATACGTGCTTCCTGGGCGATTGAAGTCATCTGTTTGTTCTGTTGGCCAACTTGTTCGGCGCGCGACTTCGCGTCAGCTAGCGCGGTTGCTCCATCCGTGGCCAAATAGTCTTCTGCATCCTAGTGTTCAAAGAACCCCATGTGAACATATTCTCGTTTTCGCGAATCTTAAGGCATATCAGTGTTACGCTTACGGTTAACTGAGAGTGTATCTTGTCAAGAACTTTCTCGGCCTCGTCGATGCTCATCAAGCCCTCCGAAGTAGTTTTCTCCGCGTCAGAGGCAGTCAAGTCTACCGTCTGTGAAATCTGACCAATTTCATTTAGCTGATCGCGTAGATCGTCGAGCTGCTCTACCAAGGTCTTATTCTCGCCTGTAAAATTGTCAATTTACAACTCCGCCCAGAATGCGAGGCGAGTGAATAATCAAACTGCGCGCTTACTTCCAGATCCCTGTTTCGCAAACTTCAGAAGATTCCTCACTCTGTTCTGAACGTTCTTCAATTCCTTTTCGAAATCGGAGTCCTTTATGACAGTTGGGCTGCTGTTAATTTTCCTAAGCGTGTTTTCCAGTTCACCTAAACGTTGCCTGTGTCCGTCGACTGCGTCTTGAACGAGATTGTAGCAATCGGGACAATCCACGCATCCATTTTGCCGGTTGTGCTTGTTCTCCTTGCAACGATCGCACCGTCTTCCTTCCACGTTGACGAGACACTATAATAATAGAGTAAACGGTTATCGCGAAGAATTTCGAGGAATTACATGTGTCGAGATTGAAGAATCCTTCAAGCTTACTGGACACTGCCCGCTAGCGTCACACTGTAGCTCTTGAGAACCGATGTTGTCGCAATCGCAAGACTTGCAGCCTTCCCTGCTGAACCCGTATTGGTAAGGAAGACACGCGTCACAATGCTGGCCAGTAACACCAGGTCTACACTTGCACTGACCGGTGACAGGCTCGCAAGTGCGGTTATAAGATCCCTCGGTGTCACAATTACAAGGTGCGCATCCCTGAAAGGCAAATCTATTGCTATCACATGTTTTCGAGCATTAAACATTTACCACGTACACTAGAAACGATCGTAAAAGTACCTCTCCACTGAGTATGTGGTAATACCCTTCTTCGCACTTGTCACAATTTCGACCGATGACGTGAGGCTTGCACTTGCAGTGCCCTGTCAATTGTTCACAAGGTGCCACCCTGCCATCGTCAAGTTCGAGCGTGCCCGGCGGATAACACTGGCACAGCTTGCATCCGTCCTCTTTACGGTCGGACAGAGCATCGCCATAGTATCCTAGCGACGAATGCAGAAATACGTAAATACCAGGATTTCAATTAATACTTAATAATTTATGGCGAAGATTTATATGCCGCTTACCTGGGAGGCATTCCTCGCAATGGAAGCCAGCCGTGCTGTTCACGCACTTCAAGCATTCGCCAGTCTCGTGATTGCAGTTTCGGACGGCGTTCAAGTCGATGTTATTATTACAATCACAGGGTCGGCAGGCTATACCCTTCTCGGGGCTTCCGAAGTATCCGTCCGAGCATGTTTCACACCTATGCCCTAAGGATTACAGAACAGCTTGTTACTTCCCTGCACAGTAGACAGATTTTCGGAAGGATCCCGGCTTTACCTGTTCTACCCAACGGGCACTCGGAGCAAATGGGATCTGGATTATTGCCAAGCAATATACAAGGCCCATTGTCGGGGCAGGGGCACGGCTTACAGTCGTCAGGGGTACCCTTCAATGGATGGCCGTAATATCCTCGTGTACACAATTCGCAATTGCTACCAGCCGTGTTGTGCTGGCAAATGCACTGCCCTAAAAATGAATTACGAAGGGCATAAGTAAATAGACATTTAAAGGCAAGTTCCTGAATAAGCTTCCCCCACGGGTCTTCTCCGGATACCTGTTTCGGCCTCGCAAATCTCCGCATGGCCGTTACAATTGCAAGGGACACAGAGGGCGAAGGGGCCGCCGTTCGGCGGGTCATGGTGGAACCCGGGCGCGCATGATTCACAGAATTGACCTACGTAGCCGTGGGGACATTGACAGTGTTCCACCCAATCAGCAGGTTCCCCTGCTGCTCCTCGATGAGCTGTCTCCAGCTTAACGTCATCCAGGAATCCTCTGCCTGCACAAAACCGAGCGAAATTCATTAGAAAATCAGATGCGTCATAAGCACGGTCTTGGAAACTCCCGCCATTGGTACCTTGATGGGTGTAAGTGCCGCGTATTTTTATCGCCGTTAGGTTCGACAGGATGGACATAAAAGCTCGGGAAGACAGCCGCGGCTCCCAGCCATACTGAGGATGCTCGTGCaatttaaagtgatattcttGCGACTGAAACAATCCACAATCAATTAGCTGTTAATATACTTCATTAGTATTACTATTTTACTTACCGTGACGGTGGGCAGGCGATTGTTTTGCCCGAAGATCGGTTGCGTGATTTGTTCGCCGTTTCCACCTTCGAGTATAATATCGCGAGCCGTAGGCGCGGGCCCAGTCTCCCCGATTCTCAACGTGAACGATAGATCTTGATTGTAGGATGCACGTTGATCGCCAAGGAATCTATCTGCAGGCAATGAACTGACTATGAACAATCCCTTTCTTATGCTTGAATCTACTGTGCGAAAAGCATTGCTCCCTCTGATTCTTATTTGACATTGCGTAATAAAGATGCGACCCTTCATTGCACGTTTATATTTACCAGGTGAGACAAAGTAGACGTTGTCCCGGTCCAGTGCTGTAGCGGATATCGTTTGAGTAACAGGATCATAATGAAGCGGTATCAGGTTACCAGCCACGGTAGCTGTCCATCGTTCAGCTCCTCTCACAAACATACTCTCGATTACGAGCTTAGAGTAGCCAGTCGCTGGCCTGCACACCGAAGAGTGGCCGTAACAGAAGCACGGCGTACAGCCGAACTCGTTGTCCAACGCAAGATTGAAGTACCCTGGCCGGCATCTATCAGGATAGAGATGTGCAAAATGTAATTAGAGCAAGCTATTCTGTTTTACGCCGCTACTAAGATCCCCTTGATTCTACAGATCCAACTAACACTCTGCATCGCTTTCCCTCGACGTTCTCTTTGCAGCTGCAAGTGCCAGTGACAGGATCGCAGCTCTGCTTATTCCCCACGGAGCCAGCTACGTCGCATTCGCAGGAGGTGCAGCCGTACGAGCCGAAGTTGTAATAATTCGTAGCACAACGGTCACATTTGTCCCTAGTGACGCCAGGCTTGCACTGACATCTCCCTTCGCTGTTACATTGTAGGCTCCTGGAACCTGCAATGGTATTCAGTATTTGTCAAGCGGTATTTCTTTTCAGTAATTTACCAATTcaattacttacaagggaagatcccgaacccggatatccaaaagattctgaaactttgcgaatatatagagaatttcctgctgattacaacgcaatttttgtttgccgcccaaattcactctaagggggtgcaattgaccccctGAAAATACGGTTATTTTCCTGTTTTGTGTTagaactcgtgaactgtaaaataattttgtttaccaaatggtagatctaattaaaagtaacttttctcttgaaattttctttctttttatctcttgcagattgcgagttacaaaataaagtcggaaaatagccgcATTTTCAAGaactaatttcacccctttcgagtgaatttggcaagcaaaaaaaaaaaaggaagaaatcacctacatattcgcaaagtttcagaattttttgaattttcgaagttcagaatcttcccttgttagaccaGAATATGCACCCCGATCTTTTGCTTTAACAACCGAGGTACATATCCAAGCTAATTACAGTTTGTTTCTCTCTAGGTGTATAATACATATTCATTTATGACTGTCGGGGGTTCCTTCTCCTCGTTGGGATCTACCTTCCACAAGAATTACCGAGAATTATCTGAGGAATTACTAATAATTGAATTTATCAACTTGGCAAGGAGTGTGCCGATTTACCGATCTCGTTGCAGTTGCACGGGACGCAGTAATTGTCTTCGGGGCGCTGGTAAAAATTCTCTCTGCAGCGTTCGCAGTTCGCGCCGTCACGATTAGCTCGGCAATCCAGGCAGTGACCACCGTGGCTAGTGGCGTTATACAGGTCCCTATCGAAGTAGCATCTCTCCGAATAACCATTGCAGTTGCAGGCTGAAAAATGACGTGGGAAATTCTTAATGATACAAGCCGCCTCCTTGAAATCCCGAGCTTTCTTTCTTGTTCGCAGATTAACAATAACATCCGCCTAGATATTTACTAGATCCCGAGTACCAGGGAAGAACTCCGTCCCATCGTGATGGCGTAGATATCGTCGCGTTCAATAAAGTCACGATCAATATCACTTTCAACGAACACTCCATCGCGAGTAGTTTTgagtaaaacgaaaaagtaCAATACACTTCAGTTATTCCCAATTTTTCTCAGCGGATGCGCATTCATCTCGAACTACATCTACCTATTCCAAGCACTTCGCAATGCACGGGGAAATCATTTAATCTCGCGCGACATAATTGCAGAATTCAATGCGATATTAAGTCGCAGCATAATTCTGCGATTAGTCTACATGGGCTGTTGCGATGGGAGTTCGATTAGGGCTGGAGAGCCGAGCGACGTTAACGAATGATTAGCATCTGACGATTCCATTAACAGCGGCCTGGATCGCTGGCGCTCGGTCACACGTCACtggatcgcgatcgtgtcttctTACTGAGTGGTTTACGTGTACGAGGACCGCGTAATTGCGCGGCTCGATCGGCCCGATAAATAAATGTTTCGCTTGTAATCGCGGTATCTTGGGCACTGAGCTGGCGGCCTACGGAAAAGCTGCATTGTGTGCCCCTGCATTGCCAACAGTCCCCACTTCGGTGCGAGCGACGAACGTAAAAGGTAAAGCTGGTTAGGTAATGCCCAGCGCGATCGCGAAGGCAAACTCTCTTCGGCCGCTTGGAAAGGTGATACCCATGGTGCCGAAGAAATGCTTCGCCCTTGCAGAATCCACTTTCATATTCCAGACGGTGATGTACAATAGGTGAATTGCTTGAAAAATTCTCTGAACTTTCTCCGGGGTACTTTTCATGCGAAAGCTTCGACTTCAGTGCCATCGATGTGTAAACactttaataatatataaaacataATTATATGGCCACCAGGAATTGCATTTAAAAGTCGAGAAGGGAGGGTAATTTCTAGTGGCGGGTTTAAGGAAACAGGCCCCTGCGTTCCGAGGGACCCGTTTATCGAGAAAACGAACAGGTACCGtcgaggacccagttcctgatcagtttaggaaaataaatcgAATAGTAAGCTTATTATGGTACAATTTTATTCTAacgaattactaaataattgtgaagtattttgtaatttacacgcgaaatttgatagcttatagtaaaacgtgtgaaggtgatcagaaacagcccccttgcatttttcactttcaaagttaaagtaaaaaataattattatcatgcgtgcacttttttaaataccaaattaaaggtgaaacatagatttactgaaataacaaaaaaaaatttaaattcggtCAAGTTTTCCCTTTGCACGTTTAAAAAACcccggtagttactcttaagtgatcagggtCCTtgaaggtagtttactaaaatctGAGCTAAATATAGTAGTGCTGGAGAAAAattgtagtgtttggataaaattataattttttttttttggagatgggcCCTGGGGGCCCTCCTGGGCAGGggccaggtggcaactgctcatcggttgcccgttaaatccgccactgataaaTCCATCTCACCCCGATTGATCTTTTAAAATCAGTTCTGTGCCCCGAGTCCCACGCCTAAAGTGGTACTTACACAGGGGCGGACCTGGAGATTTGGGGCCACTACGGTAACAAGATCTGCCGCCCTCTCCGTGAactatcatcaaatattttactttaaaagagttgagacaactTCGACATTAATTTCATATGATAACTCGCATATAAGTTATTACTAAGATCCTGCATGgagaaaagtgaattgtttttaaagttgcttCAAGCCTCTGTGATTAaatcttttccaatttctttcgctaaaaatttgcagcctacttagcctatataccAGTGGTGGCGAACCTTTCTGAGAAGTGGCTCAAATTTtgttgattattttttttaatactagccAGTGAGTCACTAAGTCAGTGGCGTCACTTCGAGGGGGAGGGGTGTGGTAAAAAGGGTACCAATAATTTGGAAACACTGAAAATTTGTTGCCCGAAAAACTTGGCAGTTGTCCCTTTCCTTAGGTTCTCACTCTTAATTAAAATCCTCTAAAAAGGTTTACGGTTCCTTTTTGCTTTGTAACGTCCActgggaaacatttttttttcataaattcgaCATTAGATAtttatactttaattttttaatattttcgattGTCCATTCTCTTTTGTGGTGTAAAAAGtaagtttataaaaatcaaCGCGTGGGTCATTTAAAAAGCCTTCGCGCGCCAGTGTCATGTAACTATTACAGCAATGTTACAaatcgtcgatgatagtgcaaaagtagcaaaattgagatttcgtgcccacggttgccaaacgttgtttcgctttttttaaaactcacgccatgtgaaatggccagtaggaagccgcctgtttaccaacggaaccagcaggttcaaggataccgtgaatctgtctctctcagcaagttggcgacaaaaccgcgcattCACAGAGAAATCAGttgaagtgacggcacgtttggtgcgtgaaagtgactttacacagaaattaagcatttttatgacgaattgatgttagtatttattacaaggagtgctaaaactgtcccaaaaaagttcagtAAAAAAAACCTCCCTTAAAATAGCTGAACtactaagttttttcttcctcctatAAAATcagtaaaatgcagaaccgcggtatttacaaactgctcatacgcggttttgcactatcatcgacgaaaTACTTTCTGCAACGTACTAGTTTCTTTTCAAGGCTAGCGACGAAACTATCAGTTAATGGTTTCTTTCAACAGCTCTGAACGGAGGATCGGTAAAAATATGATTTATGATAATACCGGGGCACGCGCCTCAGTCGCCGGATATAGAACGCTGAAAAACAGCCGTTCGAAGAGCAGGTTTGCCAAGGCCCACCTACACACTGACCAGCAATCTCGGCTCTTCGGAGATGTCCTCCCCGATGGCACGTGCAAGCGTACGTTTCGTTGCGGACAGTTAGATAACAAACAGGTactaagtaacttttatttcagAAAACACGGGCAAGTTGCTCGCGGGTGTTGTTAGACACGAAGGATTTACTCACGTTTGCATTCGTGCGCGGTTGTAGTAGTGGCGCGCCCCCAGGGTGCATCATTATAAAACGGCAAACACTCGTTGCAATCAGGACCTGCTGTATTATGCTCGCATCTGCGAACATAAATCATCGCGCGTGCACATATTAAGAAACGTGGCTTTGCTCcgcaattattttacaataaagAGCAGTGGCTATTTTACAATTTGCATAGAAATTTTAAGGACCAGCAAAACGCTAGCAGAAAAGGATCAATgaatactaacaagggaagatcccgaacccggggaTTCAAGAAATtcggaaactttgtgaatattttgggaatttcctcctgattacaacccaatttttgttttctgcccgAATTCGCTGTAAGGGGgtatatttgacccctgaaaattcggataatttccgattttgtgctataactcgtgaactgcaaaataatcttttttaccaaatgctagatctaattaaaagaagtaacttttgtctcgaaactttttttctatctcttaaatttcgcgagttatgacacaaaatcggaaagtagccgaattttcaggggttaatttcaccccctgcgagtgactttgggcagtaaacaaaaatcgcgttgtaatcaggaggaaattcccaacatattcacaaagtttcagaattttcgggttcggga is part of the Andrena cerasifolii isolate SP2316 chromosome 1, iyAndCera1_principal, whole genome shotgun sequence genome and harbors:
- the Lanb2 gene encoding laminin subunit gamma-1 isoform X1, whose amino-acid sequence is MTRGRHKKMLMLIAISLVVVLADPEPSDELYSRFPKNREEDKCYDDNGKPQRCIPPFENAAFNVLMEATNTCGQDRATEYCKQTGVQKKSCEACRYGDHPASFLTDRDNNDNATWWQSETMFEGIEYPNQVNLTLHLGKTFDITYVRALFESPRPESWGIYKRKNEDSPWEAYQFYSASCRDNYGLPDSKETVKGDDTRVLCTSEYSDISPLTKGTVAFSTLEGRPSAYYFETNPSLQEWVQATDLRITLDRLNTFGDEVFGDDHVLKSYYYAIADVAVGARCACNGHAGECVNSTSVDGRTRRVCRCEHNTAGPDCNECLPFYNDAPWGRATTTTAHECKPCNCNGYSERCYFDRDLYNATSHGGHCLDCRANRDGANCERCRENFYQRPEDNYCVPCNCNEIGSRSLQCNSEGRCQCKPGVTRDKCDRCATNYYNFGSYGCTSCECDVAGSVGNKQSCDPVTGTCSCKENVEGKRCRVCRPGYFNLALDNEFGCTPCFCYGHSSVCRPATGYSKLVIESMFVRGAERWTATVAGNLIPLHYDPVTQTISATALDRDNVYFVSPDRFLGDQRASYNQDLSFTLRIGETGPAPTARDIILEGGNGEQITQPIFGQNNRLPTVTSQEYHFKLHEHPQYGWEPRLSSRAFMSILSNLTAIKIRGTYTHQGRGFLDDVKLETAHRGAAGEPADWVEHCQCPHGYVGQFCESCAPGFHHDPPNGGPFALCVPCNCNGHAEICEAETGQCICQHNTAGSNCELCTRGYYGHPLKGTPDDCKPCPCPDNGPCILLGNNPDPICSECPLGRTGHRCETCSDGYFGSPEKGIACRPCDCNNNIDLNAVRNCNHETGECLKCVNSTAGFHCEECLPGYYGDALSDRKEDGCKLCQCYPPGTLELDDGRVAPCEQLTGHCKCKPHVIGRNCDKCEEGYYHILSGEGCAPCNCDTEGSYNRTCEPVTGQCKCRPGVTGQHCDACLPYQYGFSREGCKSCDCDNIGSQELQCDASGQCPCLVNVEGRRCDRCKENKHNRQNGCVDCPDCYNLVQDAVDGHRQRLGELENTLRKINSSPTVIKDSDFEKELKNVQNRVRNLLKFAKQGSGSENKTLVEQLDDLRDQLNEIGQISQTVDLTASDAEKTTSEGLMSIDEAEKVLDKIHSQLTDAEDYLATDGATALADAKSRAEQVGQQNKQMTSIAQEARILADLNVNEAKKIHALAEQARNTTVEAYNLAKKAISKYSNMTEDIRGLENKLELLEHRMGEVRNLTSVAATKSSAVSQEAIDLLILDLTLPPVDIEQLRSQVEFVNSEGLRLKEQAQLLLDQNENLINEMVEKVKKSEQLIERAQDQQAATAELIAELDGANARANDAVKRGDQTLKEAQETLKKLGEFDAEVQRERIKAQDALKDIKDIEALISNAIKQAVQAKKILSGSEDNAKYAREIAQNAQTYAEEASTKANVIRTEANQTKIEALRVGNEAEKLHLRVDTTDSMMKQYEVQIGQDTNITTDANHKVGQAKINVTVASQQVDKALAEVAEIIKELDTLSEIDDADLNRLEERLGAAEKEIADANLEQRIRALTDAKNLQSQWVKNYEDEVSRLRMEVENIGDIKKVLPIDCNKRVRLEP
- the Lanb2 gene encoding laminin subunit gamma-1 isoform X2 codes for the protein MECSLKVILIVTLLNATISTPSRWDGVLPWYSGSTCNCNGYSERCYFDRDLYNATSHGGHCLDCRANRDGANCERCRENFYQRPEDNYCVPCNCNEIGSRSLQCNSEGRCQCKPGVTRDKCDRCATNYYNFGSYGCTSCECDVAGSVGNKQSCDPVTGTCSCKENVEGKRCRVCRPGYFNLALDNEFGCTPCFCYGHSSVCRPATGYSKLVIESMFVRGAERWTATVAGNLIPLHYDPVTQTISATALDRDNVYFVSPDRFLGDQRASYNQDLSFTLRIGETGPAPTARDIILEGGNGEQITQPIFGQNNRLPTVTSQEYHFKLHEHPQYGWEPRLSSRAFMSILSNLTAIKIRGTYTHQGRGFLDDVKLETAHRGAAGEPADWVEHCQCPHGYVGQFCESCAPGFHHDPPNGGPFALCVPCNCNGHAEICEAETGQCICQHNTAGSNCELCTRGYYGHPLKGTPDDCKPCPCPDNGPCILLGNNPDPICSECPLGRTGHRCETCSDGYFGSPEKGIACRPCDCNNNIDLNAVRNCNHETGECLKCVNSTAGFHCEECLPGYYGDALSDRKEDGCKLCQCYPPGTLELDDGRVAPCEQLTGHCKCKPHVIGRNCDKCEEGYYHILSGEGCAPCNCDTEGSYNRTCEPVTGQCKCRPGVTGQHCDACLPYQYGFSREGCKSCDCDNIGSQELQCDASGQCPCLVNVEGRRCDRCKENKHNRQNGCVDCPDCYNLVQDAVDGHRQRLGELENTLRKINSSPTVIKDSDFEKELKNVQNRVRNLLKFAKQGSGSENKTLVEQLDDLRDQLNEIGQISQTVDLTASDAEKTTSEGLMSIDEAEKVLDKIHSQLTDAEDYLATDGATALADAKSRAEQVGQQNKQMTSIAQEARILADLNVNEAKKIHALAEQARNTTVEAYNLAKKAISKYSNMTEDIRGLENKLELLEHRMGEVRNLTSVAATKSSAVSQEAIDLLILDLTLPPVDIEQLRSQVEFVNSEGLRLKEQAQLLLDQNENLINEMVEKVKKSEQLIERAQDQQAATAELIAELDGANARANDAVKRGDQTLKEAQETLKKLGEFDAEVQRERIKAQDALKDIKDIEALISNAIKQAVQAKKILSGSEDNAKYAREIAQNAQTYAEEASTKANVIRTEANQTKIEALRVGNEAEKLHLRVDTTDSMMKQYEVQIGQDTNITTDANHKVGQAKINVTVASQQVDKALAEVAEIIKELDTLSEIDDADLNRLEERLGAAEKEIADANLEQRIRALTDAKNLQSQWVKNYEDEVSRLRMEVENIGDIKKVLPIDCNKRVRLEP